In one Corallococcus sp. EGB genomic region, the following are encoded:
- a CDS encoding sensor histidine kinase, which produces MKALPMAFPPGVVAFRRWMRAQDASRLLASLRVRPVVGFLLRGSALVGLVAWAPGVHAFFAVPLTSALACFLPCAIHRVAFAFVYSRRRRVVAGSWLAWLPGLALEHFFLASLVALAVLPGALVLGVLFIGTSAVHGQHYRVTWREPFLLLGTLAALLGAAALAWNGQPGKVPLAIVGPSALVAQLYVGSLAVRYAQARMDADRLRAAVHAQLVEQQERDVGRLTQAMAEILGHHQGMDQALHEAGTAADMMKAFGAQRGMLARTGFEDQARQLQDSLRQLQQMVKEVRAKSRRFAGTEPEAVDLALVLESVQAQVSLRFPDVDIHLELAPSRPPRALVRGGPLTLRRVVENLVVNACEGNGDQGATRVFIRARTEPLSGRLEVEIEDDGPGFPPERLNAPAEELYTTKPQGTGLGLYTSECLLRASGGLLHRHNGPGGGALLRILLPREYP; this is translated from the coding sequence ATGAAGGCCCTGCCCATGGCCTTCCCTCCCGGCGTCGTGGCCTTCCGCCGCTGGATGCGCGCCCAGGACGCAAGCCGGCTCCTCGCGTCCCTGCGCGTGCGCCCCGTCGTGGGCTTCCTCCTGCGGGGCTCGGCGCTCGTGGGCCTCGTCGCGTGGGCTCCCGGCGTCCACGCCTTCTTCGCCGTGCCCCTCACGTCCGCGCTCGCGTGCTTCCTTCCCTGCGCCATCCACCGCGTCGCGTTCGCCTTCGTGTACTCGCGCCGCCGTCGCGTGGTGGCCGGAAGCTGGCTCGCATGGCTCCCCGGCCTGGCGCTGGAACACTTCTTCCTCGCCAGCCTCGTGGCGCTCGCCGTGCTCCCCGGGGCACTCGTCCTCGGCGTGCTGTTCATCGGCACCTCGGCCGTGCACGGCCAGCACTACCGGGTCACCTGGCGCGAGCCCTTCCTCCTGCTGGGCACGCTCGCGGCCCTGCTGGGCGCCGCGGCCCTCGCGTGGAATGGACAGCCTGGGAAGGTGCCGCTCGCCATCGTGGGCCCCTCGGCCCTGGTCGCGCAGCTCTACGTGGGCTCGCTCGCCGTGCGCTACGCCCAGGCGCGCATGGACGCGGACCGCCTGCGCGCCGCCGTGCACGCGCAGCTCGTCGAACAGCAGGAGCGCGACGTGGGCCGCCTCACCCAGGCGATGGCCGAAATCCTCGGCCACCACCAGGGCATGGACCAGGCGCTGCACGAGGCCGGCACCGCCGCGGACATGATGAAGGCCTTCGGCGCGCAGCGCGGAATGCTCGCGCGCACCGGCTTCGAGGACCAGGCCCGCCAGCTCCAGGACAGCCTGCGCCAGCTCCAGCAGATGGTGAAGGAGGTGCGCGCCAAGAGCCGCCGCTTCGCCGGCACGGAGCCGGAGGCCGTGGACCTGGCCCTGGTGCTCGAGTCCGTGCAGGCCCAGGTGTCCCTGCGCTTCCCCGACGTGGACATCCACCTGGAGCTGGCGCCGTCCCGGCCGCCTCGCGCGCTCGTGCGCGGCGGACCGCTCACGCTGCGCCGGGTGGTGGAGAACCTGGTTGTCAACGCATGCGAGGGCAATGGCGACCAGGGCGCCACCCGCGTCTTCATCCGGGCTCGCACCGAACCGCTCAGCGGACGCCTGGAGGTGGAGATCGAGGACGACGGCCCCGGCTTCCCTCCGGAGCGGCTCAACGCGCCCGCGGAGGAGCTCTACACGACCAAGCCCCAGGGAACAGGACTGGGCCTCTACACCAGCGAGTGCCTGCTGCGCGCCAGTGGCGGCCTGCTGCACCGCCACAACGGACCGGGAGGCGGCGCCCTGCTCCGCATCCTGCTGCCCCGGGAGTA